In Eulemur rufifrons isolate Redbay chromosome 29, OSU_ERuf_1, whole genome shotgun sequence, one DNA window encodes the following:
- the LOC138377201 gene encoding high mobility group protein B1-like — translation MSAKEKGKFEDMAKADKARYEREMKTYIPPKGETKKKFKDPNAPKRPPSAFFLFCSEYRPKIKGEHPGPSIGDVAKKLGEMWNNTAAGDKQPYGKKAAKLKEKYEKDIAAYRAKGKPDAAKKGVVKAEKSKKKKEEEEDEEDEEEEDEEDEDEEDDDDE, via the coding sequence ATGTCcgctaaagagaaaggaaagtttgAAGATATGGCAAAGGCGGACAAGGCCCgttatgaaagagaaatgaaaacctatatcCCTCCTAaaggggaaacaaaaaagaagttcaaGGATCCCAATGCACCCAAGAGGCCTCCTTCAGccttttttttgttctgttctgagTATCGCCCTAAAATCAAAGGAGAACATCCTGGCCCATCCATTGGTGATGTTGCAAAGAAACTGGGAGAGATGTGGAATAACACTGCTGCAGGTGACAAGCAGCCTTATGGAAAGAAGGCTGCAAAGCTGAAGGAAAAGTACGAAAAGGATATTGCTGCGTACCGAGCTAAAGGAAAGCCTGATGCAGCAAAAAAGGGAGTTGTCAAGgctgaaaaaagcaagaaaaagaaggaagaggaggaagatgaggaagatgaagaggaggaagatgaagaagatgaagatgaagaagatgatgatgatgaataa